The Helianthus annuus cultivar XRQ/B chromosome 16, HanXRQr2.0-SUNRISE, whole genome shotgun sequence genome includes a window with the following:
- the LOC110918499 gene encoding glucan endo-1,3-beta-glucosidase 5, with product MCKDIILTTTSAAVGLLLMLVVFGGSVQFVESAIGVNWGTVSNHRLSPSTVVDLLKVNKIQKVKLFDADQDCLRALMGSGIEVMVGVSNDLLAAVSSSTTASDLWVSQNVTRYMVRGGANIKYIAVGNEPFLSSYSGQFQSYVMPAITNLQQSLAKANLAGTVKLVVPCNADAYEASLPSQGAFRPELTQIMTDLVTFLNSNGSPFIVNIYPFLSLYGNSDFPQDYAFFEGTTHSVTDGPNVYYNAFDGNYDTLVSALNKLGFGQMPIVIGEVGWPTDGAVNANVNAARLFNQGLINHVLSNKGTPLRPGQPPMDIYLFGLLDEEAKSVLPGSFERHWGIFSFDGQAKYPLNLGNGLLRNAENVQYLPSRWCVADPFKDLSGVEEHVKLACAAADCTTLNYGGSCNGIGERGNISYAFNSYYQVQKQNSRSCEFDGLGMITFQNPSMGQCKFLVGVTERVVTKRISQGSRLHSGSVILWLLVFCWGVLNL from the exons ATGTGCAAAGATATTATCCTCACCACAACAAGTGCAGCAGTTGGGTTACTGTTAATGTTGGTTGTGTTTGGTGGGTCAGTTCAGTTCGTTGAATCTGCAATAGGGGTGAACTGGGGCACTGTATCTAACCACAGGTTGTCTCCTTCAACTGTGGTGGATCTTCTTAAGGTTAACAAGATTCAAAAAGTGAAGCTTTTTGATGCAGATCAAGATTGTCTTAGGGCACTTATGGGGTCTGGGATTGAGGTCATGGTTGGGGTCTCTAATGATCTGTTGGCTGCTGTTAGTTCATCTACAACTGCTTCTGATTTGTGGGTCTCTCAGAATGTTACCAGATATATGGTTAGAGGTGGAGCTAATATCAA GTACATTGCAGTTGGAAACGAACCCTTCCTCTCAAGCTACAGTGGTCAATTCCAGTCATACGTAATGCCAGCCATAACAAATCTACAACAATCTCTCGCAAAAGCAAATCTAGCCGGTACAGTGAAGCTAGTTGTCCCTTGCAACGCTGATGCATACGAAGCTTCTCTTCCTTCTCAAGGAGCATTCCGACCCGAACTCACCCAAATCATGACAGATCTCGTTACATTCCTAAATTCTAACGGTTCCCCGTTTATCGTCAACATCTACCCGTTTCTAAGCCTTTACGGAAACTCAGACTTCCCTCAAGACTACGCGTTTTTCGAAGGGACAACCCATTCCGTCACCGACGGACCGAATGTATATTATAACGCGTTTGATGGAAATTACGACACTTTAGTTTCTGCCCTTAATAAACTTGGATTCGGGCAGATGCCTATAGTTATCGGGGAGGTGGGCTGGCCCACAGATGGAGCCGTAAACGCAAATGTCAATGCTGCTAGACTTTTTAATCAAGGACTTATAAATCATGTTTTAAGCAACAAAGGGACCCCGCTTAGACCCGGGCAGCCTCCGATGGACATATATCTTTTCGGTCTTCTTGACGAAGAAGCGAAAAGCGTGCTTCCGGGAAGTTTCGAGAGACATTGGGGCATTTTTTCATTTGACGGGCAGGCAAAGTATCCGTTAAACCTTGGTAACGGGCTGTTGAGAAATGCAGAAAACGTTCAGTATTTACCGTCCAGATGGTGTGTTGCAGACCCGTTTAAAGATTTATCAGGTGTTGAAGAACATGTTAAGCTCGCGTGTGCTGCTGCAGATTGCACGACTTTAAACTATGGCGGTTCATGTAACGGGATTGGTGAAAGGGGTAACATTTCTTATGCGTTCAACAGTTATTACCAGGTACAGAAACAGAATTCTCGGAGCTGTGAATTCGACGGGCTTGGAATGATCACTTTTCAGAATCCTTCAATGGGTCAATGCAAATTTCTTGTCGGTGTTACCGAGAGGGTGGTCACTAAGCGTATTTCACAAGGTTCACGCTTGCACAGCGGGTCTGTTATTCTTTGGTTATTGGTATTTTGCTGGGGAGTTTTAAACTTATGA
- the LOC110916096 gene encoding glutathione S-transferase T3-like, which yields MNPFNRGFIPPRSSADPNQSGNPTRPVAPVPTRPNPFGSGFLDYNQQSPGFMNLLNQPLSWDPNLYGWNPSQNTDGMGSSQAFGSAQAFGSPLREPDVVPETQPEVPDTQPETQKGKGKAKRAHKKKVETNTRAKKNVITWEPEEEYALTRAFIDVSEDPVIANNQSKTVFWNRIRELFFELMGRGEEYRLPDSISGKWTDINKKCTNFQTVYQRLYSGWKSGSSDEDITQEALVEYTNANGHFPYMKCWQILRHSPKWAVVSTPSGRSGNTRPSKRSKTNESGEPETPTFDA from the exons ATGAATCCATTCAACCGGGGCTTCATTCCTCCCCGATCTAGTGCGGACCCAAACCAAAGTGGCAATCCTACTCGCCCCGTGGCACCGGTTCCCACTAGACCCAACCCTTTCGGCTCCGGTTTTCTCGATTACAATCAACAAAGTCCCGGGTTCATGAATCTTTTGAATCAACCGCTATCATGGGACCCTAATCTCTACGGGTGGAACCCAAGTCAAAACACGGATGGGATGGGGTCGTCTCAAGCGTTTGGGTCGGCTCAAGCTTTCGGCTCCCCACTACGCGAACCCGATGTTGttccggagacgcaacccgaggTACCGGATACGCAACCGGAGAcgcaaaaaggaaaaggaaaagcaaAACGGGCACATAAAAAGAAAGTGGAAACCAACACCCGAGCGAAAAAAAATGTGATAACGTGGGAGCCCGAAGAGGAGTATGCGTTAACCCGCGCTTTCATCGATGTTTCGGAGGACCCGGTCATag caaacaatcaaagtaaaaCCGTATTTTGGAACCGAATACGAGAACTCTTTTTCGAGCTCATGGGTAGAGGAGAGGAATACCGCCTACCGGACTCTATATCGGGGAAGTGGACCGATATAAACAAGAAgtgcacaaactttcaaaccgtgTACCAACGCTTGTATTCCGGATGGAAAAGTGGAAGTAGCGATGAAGACATTACGCAAGAGGCATTGGTCGAGTATACGAACGCTAATGGCCATTTCCCGTACATGAAGTGTTGGCAAATCCTTCGCCATAGCCCCAAATGGGCCGTCGTATCTACTCCAAGTGGTCGTTCGGGAAATACACGGCCATCAAAGAGGTCCAAAACAAACGAGTCGGGTGAACCCGAAACGCCAACCTTCGACGCTTGA